Part of the Streptomyces sp. NBC_01353 genome, CGGTGGTGTGGATGACGCCGCAGTTGACCTCCATGTCGGAGCCGCTGTACTGGCCGCTGCCGAAGAAGAGGTCAAAGACCGCGCCAGGGATGCGTTGCGGTCCGGTTCTGGCCATGAGGGCTCCAGGAATGACAAAGGCCCCGGCCAGCGGCGCGGGGCGTGCGGGGTGATGAGGTCAGCTGGTGGCCTGGCTGACGCACGTCATGCCGAAGGTGGCCGCAAGGGAAATCGAGCCTCCGCTGTTCTGGTTGCAGACGAGCTCGATGTACTGGCTCGCGGCGGTGAAGACCGCGACGCCCGAGATGGTGCTCTGCATGTTGCCAGTGCTGCCGCGCTGGGTACCCGCCTTCGCCGTGGTGATGGTGCTGCCGCCGCCGTTTATGCGGAGCTCCGTGCGCGCGTCGTTCGCACCGAGCGTGCCCGGCCACGTGATGCCGCCGTGGAGGATGTACGTCCCGGCGCGCGGTGCGACCAGCCGAGTTGCCGCGCCTGAGGACCACATGCTCGTGTCGTTCGAGGACGCGATCGACGCCCACGAGATGGCGGTGTAGTTCGATGCGTGGGACGGCAGAGAGAACGCGGTGGCGATCACCTGCGTGGAGCAGAAGATGCCAACCAGCCCCGTCATCTGGTCGCGGATCTCGGCGTTCATGTAGGCGGCGGTGACGACCTCGCCGACGACCCAGGTTCGCGGTGTGACTACGGGTGCGGCCATCAGCGGGCCCCCTTTCTGGGCGGCGACGGCTGCGTCGCGCGGGCCGGCGGAGGCGCGTCAGGGTTCGACCAGTTCCGTTCATGTGGCGGCAGCTCATCGAGCGCGGCTTCGACCGCGGACGGGTCGGCAGGGAAGACGACCGTGACCCAGCCGCGGCCGCACTCGGTGCAGGCCATTCGCGGGTCGGCGGGGGTGACAATCTGCGCCGAGCCGCAGATGCAGTCCGCGAGCCATCTGTTGTGGTTGATCCGGGCCCACGCCTCCTCGCCGACGAGGAACCCGTCCGGCGGGGCGACGCGGCGCTGCTGCTGGTACTCGACCCACCGCCACACCCGCTCGGCGATGGGCACCAGTTCCCAGGCGTCAGTCGCGAGTTCGGGAGGGGGGAGGTAGAACGTCTCGGCCCGCACGACAGCGATCGACACGGGGGCTCCTTTCAATGAAGGTGCTCGGAACGTTGACTAGCCTCGAGCGGGCGATCAATAAGCCAACCGCGTTGTGGACCCGAGGACGGAATAGGTGGAGTCGCCGAGAACCCAGACCGCGTCCGTGTTGCTGCGTGAGGCGTGAAAGTCGAGCCTGTGAGTGGACTGCCCGATGGTCTCGACGTAGCCCTCGACGGTCACGGTCGCGGTCGGCGCCGGGGCAGTGGCCGGCAGGTTGGTGATGGTCAGAACCGTGCTGATGTCGGCGGCGAGCAGTGCCTCGAGCGTGGCATCGGGCAGGCTGTACCCGTCGACGGGCACCTGCCGGATCTCCGGCTGCGGGTCGGCGTACCGGGACACCAGCCACCAGGCCGCGTCCAGAACTTCGCCGTCGCTCATCTTCAGCAGGCTGAGTTCCTGGCGCTTCGGCCCGAACGCCAGCCGGGACGAGTCGCTTGCAACCCGCTGCGTCGCACCATTCGGCCGGGACGCAGTGACCGTGTTGACCAGCTTCTGATCATCCGTCGTCGACTCGACCGCATCGGTCTCCAGGTCCGCGTAGTTCAGCGACAGTGCGGAGGTCGCGTTGTAGCGGACCGACCGCGCCTGGAAGATCAGCGACGCTGTCCCCCGATCGGCGGCCAGCTTCCCACCCTCGGTCGACTCAACCTGACGCATCATCTCCAGCGCCGTCTGCCCGCCCTCGCCCTGCGATGCCACCGGCGAGAAGTCCCCGGATGGCACGATCGCGGCGATGCCCGCGTAGCCCGCCAGTCGCAGGACCCGCGCATCAGCGTCCTCGCCGGAGAACCCAGTCGCGCCGGCGTCGTAGTGCGACGTGTAGACCGAGGCCGGGGGTGCGGACGCAGGCGCGTGGATCGCGATGTGGCTGATGGTGCCCGACCAGAGCCGGTCGTTGGCGTAGGCGCCGACGGTCATGTGCCGCAGCTCATACATCCCGTCGAGTCCTACGGCGAGCGCCGAACCGTCGTCGACGTAGATGTCGCCGGCCAGTTCATCGAAAACGATGTGGTGCTGTGAGCCGTCGGCGAGGTTGCTGGTGGCGGCGACGGTCGAGCCGAACCCGGCGAGCGGTCCCCCGATGGACGTCCACTGAATCCGAAGCTTTCCAGTCCCGCTCTCCAAGCTGAAGATGATCACGTACTGGCTGGACGCAGACCGCAGGGAGAACAGGACACGGCCGGTCGTCGAGGTGCTGAACCAGCACTCCATGAATGTCCAGTTGTCCGACACCGCATCGGCGAACTGGACGCCGCAGTCACCGCTCAGGTACTTGCCTGCTGAACTCGAGGCCGGCGTGAACAGCGGCGTGGACAGCCCATCCGCGCCGGGGCCGGTACCCTCACCGAACTCCAACGTTCCGCCGGCCCCGGCCTGCGCGATGGACAGCGCCCCCGCGCCGGCGCCGGCGATGTCGCCGGCCGACGTGGACCCAGACGGCTCGGACAGCGGGTAGTAGGCGTGGGGGCCGAGCTGCAGAATCTCCTCGACGAGGAGGGCCTGCAGGTTCTCGTCCCCGCCCAGGAGCTTGAAGAGGTCCGAGCAGGAGATCCGGACGGTGTCCTGCAGGCCCTTCCACTTCTGGCCCCAGTCTGTGATCAGCCCGTAGAACCGGTGGTAGGTGGTGCCGTCCACGGTCTTGCTGACACGGATCGGGCAGCCGGGGCGGACGTAGGGGTAGTACGGCGAGGAGGCGTTGCCCGCAGTGAACCTGCCGTCGAGGTTGTCCAGGGTGATGCCGCAGGTCCCGGCCTGGGTCTGCGACAGCTCGTCGGACGCACCACGGGTGATCCGGATCGCCTGCCGCAGGTCCACCCACTGGGTGACGTCGGTCCATGTGATCGTCGTTGCGGTCGGGGCGAACCCGAAGGCCATTTCGATCGTGAGCGTCACGCCATCACCGTCCCCGGAGGTAGACCCATGTTCCGCTGAAGGCCGTTCAACATCTGCCGGATCTGCTGGGCGACCGCGACCGCGTCGAGGGCGCCGTTAACTGTGAGGTGCACCGTCAGCCCGCCTCCGCCTCCGCCACCCGTTCCCATCGATCCCACGGACCGGCCGGCCGTCGGCGCCCCCATGCGCATCGAGGTACGGCTGTCGTAGACCCGAGCGCCAGCGCCCTGGAAGTGGATGAGCTCTGGGCCTTGTTCGCCGACCCATGCCCATTCGCCCGCGCGCGGCGTTCCGCCTCCTGCGTAGCCGCCGATCGACTTGGCGAAGTCGGACGCCCCAGAGTTCCTCGTCCGGTAGTCGATCATGACGGAGACGGTCTTGCCCCGGACGGACGCAATCGCTCCCTTGGCCTGCCGGATCTTTTCCTGCAGCTGGCCAATCTCCGCCCGGACCTGTGCCTTACGGGAGTCCGGCACCGACCCCAGCCGTCGCTTGGCGTCGGCCAGTTTCGCCTGGAGATCCTCTAGATTTCCCTTCAACCTGGCCGTCTTGTCGGGGGTCTTCAGGATCTGATCCGCGAGCCTCTTGGCCTGGTCCCGGTTGAGGCCCATCTGCATGGCGACTTGGATGAGCTTGCCGCGGCCGCGCTCGTAGATCCCGTTCACCGTGTTCCACGACGCGCCAGACTCCCGCGCGGCTGCCGCCGCTTCGTCCGTCTTCGACGCCAGGTTGTTCAGCGACGTGGCCGCATTCCGGCCCTTCTCGGTCGTGACGTCGAGCCGCCCACCCGTCGACACCCAGATGTCCTTGTACTTCTTTGCCGCCTCCGTCCCGTCGTCGATGGCCTGCTCGAAAGCAATCTGCGCACCGAGACCCGCACGATTGACGTCGTTGAGAGCGACCAGCGCCTGCCGCAGACCGTCGGCCGAGACCTTCTGCGCGTCGAGCTTCGCCTTGGTCTGCAACGCCTGCTGACCGAACAGGCCCATCGAGTCCGCGGCAAGCTGCTGCTCGAACTTCGCATCCGCGAGAGCAGACTGGTAGGCGTCCAGCTCCTTGGTGAACGCTTTGGTGTCCCGGCCACCCTTGCCGTACTCGACAGTGAGCCGCTTCAGCGCAGCCGACGCCATCTCGGCGTTCCCGCTGGACACCATGGACGCCAGCGCCTGATCGATGGCGTCCAGGTTCTCCTTGGCGTCCTCGACCGGGGTCGAGTCCCAGGTGCCCAACCCTCCCAGCGTGACGATGAACTGCTGCACGTCGTCCGTCGTCGACGGGTCGGTCAGTGAGCGGACCTTGTCGTACAGGCCGCCGAGGTCGTTCCCGAACGCCTTGGCCGCCTCGCCGGTGATCTTCCCTGAGTACGCCAGTTCCTTCAGCGAAGACGTCAGCCTGTCGACGTCCGGAGGCGCCTGGCGGCCCGCCTGAGACAGTTCCGTGAGAGCGATGACCAGCAGACCGATACCCGTCCCGGCGAGCGCCAGCTTCGCACCCCGGGACATCGTCCCGAAGGAAGCGGTGAGCGCAGCCATTGGCCCGGTCGTTCCCGCCGCCGCGGCCCGCATGACGAGGATCTGCGTTCCGAACGCGGCCAGGGCAACCCGGCCGGCCGCCAGGCCCGCAGCTGCGAGCCGCACCACCTTGATGGCGATGGCCAGCTGCAGCAGGGCGGCGATGGCGCCGGGCGGGACCGCGGCGACGAGCTTGGCCAGAACGCTGACGACGGACAGCATCCCGACGCCGACGTCTGCGCCGGCCTCCAGAACGTTGACCAGCGCCGTGCTGATGTTGCGGAGCACGTCGGCCACGACGGGGCCCTGCTCGCGGGCGAACGCCAGGAACCGGTTCAGGCCCTCGCCGACGCCGTCGGTGTCGGCGACCCGCAGGAAGTGCACGAGCTTGTCGTTGGCGCGCACCATCGTCTTGTCGGCGAAGCTGGTGACGCGGGCCATGAACGCGTCGAAGCCAGGAGAAGCGACACCTCCGGCGGCCAGGGTGACGGTGCGGTCCAGCTCGTGGCTGAAGTTTCGGACCATCGGGGTCAGTTTCGGCAGGATGGCCTGCAGAACGCCCATGCCCTTGGTCAGGGGCGACATCGTGTCCGCTGCGAGGGAGTCGGACCACTCCTTGTACTCGTCCTTGAGGACGGATAGGGCGGCCGCGGCCTCACGGGTCGCGGGCGGCAGCTTCGCCATCGCCTTGGCGTAGGCGGTCTGCGCCTTGACCGCCGCCTCGGAGCGGGCCCCGGATTCCTCGACGGCGTCGCGGTACTTCTGCTCTGCCTCGGCCGCCTCAGTAAGTGCGCTGATCTGCTTGCCGATCGCCAGCATGTAGACGCCGGCCGCTGCGGCACCTGCCAGTACGGCAGGCGCGATCGGCGCCATCGACGCAGCCGCCGGGATCGCGGCAGGGGCAAGGCTGATGAGGCTCTTCTTCAGGGCCTCTCCGGCCTTGGCGCCCTCCCGCGCAGCGTCGGCCCAGTCAGTGGTGGGCCTGACCGCCCGCCCGGTCTGGTGAGCCATCAGCGCCGCAGCGTCCGCCGTGGAGACGAAGCGGCCTTCCAGGTCACGGAGTCGGCCGTCGGCGTCCTGCGTCAGGGTGAGCAGCGCCTGCCCGGAGCCGTCCGCGGCGTCGGTCATCTGCTGCCGCAGACGCTCGGCGGAGTCGCCGGCGTGCCCGAGGACGCTCGACAGCTGGTCCCGGCCGTCGAGGACGAACGTGAGACGCTCCGCCATCACTCACCACCTCCGGTCTGCTGGACCTGGTACTGGTCGAGCCAGGCGACGAGGTTCTCGAAGTCCTCGATGAGCAGGTCGTCGACATCGCGGGCTGTGTAGTGCAGGAGGTGACCGAACAGGCCGAGGTACTCGCTCCTCAGCTCGGCGATATCTCGGCCGGGCCGCTCGTCCCGCTGCTCAGGCTGGGGTCGGGATCCTCTTTTGGGGCCTTGGCCAGCCGTTTGATGACGTCCTGAGCGTGCTCACGGTCCAGGGCGGTGGCGGGCACGATCAGCAGGCGGGCGAGGACGGTTTCTGGTGTGGCGTCGGGCTGCTGCCATGCGATCTGCGCTGTCGCCTCCGCCCACTGCTCGGCCTCCTTGCGGTCGATGCGCGTGCACATCTCCTCGAACCCGGGGTCGAAGTCACCGAACCGCAGCGAGGGGTTGCCGCGCTTCTTGATGACCCAGGCGACGCCGCGTAGCACGTCGAGGTCCTCCTCGGACAGCGCCGTGTGGAGTTGCTGCCGTGACAGCGGCTGGTCAATGGTGCGCGACACGATCGCCACCTCGGAGACCCGGAGTGAGCGGGCGTCGAAGTGCTCGACCTCGCCCTCTGCAGGCGTGTACACGATGATCAACGGGTCTCCTAGGTGATCTGGCGGCGGACGTCGTCGAGGACCCGCGCGACCTCGGCGGTCATGCGGGGTGTGTGGCTGCGGACGGTGGTCTCCCACCACAAGGGGGTGGTCCATTGGTTCGCCCAGCGGCGCCGGTTGCCGAACACTGGATGCCGGATCCGACCGTTGGCCTTGTTCATCCCTTCGGGCATGAACTTCAGGTCGGACGGCAAGGCTGACCGGTCAATCCAGACGCGGGCGCCCGGGTTCGCCGACGTCCTCACGGACAGCCGGACCGCGTTGGCGATCGTGGCGCGCAGTGGCCGGCTCGTGGGGGAAGGGCCGCCCCGGTTCCCCGCCTTGCGGGGCTCGGCCCTGATCGGGAGGTTGCGGATGGTCTGCCGCATGTCGTTGTGCAGCGGCTCGGCCGCGCGACGAATTCGGCGCTGCATGTTCTGGCGGAGACGGGGGCCGCCGGCCGCGCGGAGTCGACGGGACAGTTCGAGGAGCTGCCCGGTGCCCGTGATCTGGACGGAGCCGACGGCCATGGTGCGCCTCCTACAGAGTCACGTCCGCGCTCATGTACTCGATGGCGACCGCGTTGGTGCCGTCGTACAACGCAGTGAAGTTGAACGTCGTCCTCACGACCTCGAACCCGTCGACAGTCGGCGGAGCGTCGTCGACCTTGATCGCCGGGAGCTTGATCCGGAAGGTTTCCGCGAAGGTGGACGCGATGATCGGGCCGATGAACTCCAGGACCAGGCTGGTCGCGCCGTCGCTGGTGTGGAGATCGTCGAGCGTGGTGGCGACGTAGTCCGTCTCCAGGCTGCCGGTGATCTTCACCAGGTCGTTGCTGATCGGCTGCGCCTTCAACGCGCTCTGGTTGGCGTAGAACCTGTCAACCGCCTGCGGCCGTTCGAACTTGATGCTGGCCTTGCGGATGCCGTCGAGCGCGGTCTCAGAGCTGTACGTCCCCGCCTTGACGCCCATCTGCCCGAAATGGAACGGGGCCATCGTGCTGTAGCTCGCCGCGGCGAGCGTCTGTGTCTCGTCGCAGTCCTTGCCGTCGAACTCGAACGATGCGCTCAGCATCCCGCCGACCTCGCACGAGAACTCCGCCGACACGATCTTGCAGCCGACGAACGTCTTGTCTGTCACCGTGCCCGTGGTGAGCGGCACACCCTTCTGAATCGTCAACGACTTGCCCCAGGTGTCAGCCAGGGTGTGGGTCTGGAGGTAGGCGGCCGTCGCCCCCTGCTGCACCGGCGTGACGCTGGTGCCCATGAGCGCCTGCAACAGGACACCCATGCCCTTGTTGGCGACCTCCATCTCGATGGAACCCGACACCTCCCGCTGCGTCACCACACGCCGCGACGACAGCGCCATGAGACGGCCTGCCGCGATACCGCTGGAGGTCGCGGTCGTCTTCTTGAGGACCAGCGACTCCTTCGTGAACTCAGGGAACTTCGTCGGCGCCACGAACGTGCCGTAGGTCGACTCGGCCGCGATGCCGATCTGTGCGCCGAGACCTGATCCGATCGCCATGGGTCAGCGCTCCTTCCGGGTGGTCTTCTTCGGAGCGACGGTCTCGGCGCCGGTGAAGGCGACCGTCTCGGGACCGTGCTCGCCGCGCAGAGCGGGTTCCTCAACCGGCTCCCACGTGGTGGTCTGGCAGACGTAGCCGTCGAACCGCTCGTCGGGGACGGCCACAATCTCGTCGGGCTGGATCTCACGGCCGCCGAGCTCCGGCACGGTGACCGGCTCCGGGCCGATGAAGCGCACACGCGCCATCGCTCTCTCCTTGCAGTGGGTGGGGTGTTCAGATCCGGGCGCGGCACATAACAGTGAACGCCAGGCCGGCGCGGGCGCCCTCTTGGTCCTGGAACTGCGACAGATCGCCCGTAGTGAGGTGGGACCACAAGACGGCGCCGTTCAAGGTGGGCGCCTCACGCGCGGCGTCAGTAGCGCGCAGCGCGGTCTCGACGGCTGCGACCAGGGAGAACACCGCTGTCCGCTGGACCTGCATGTCTGTGTCGCCGGACCAGACCTCGGCGTAGCAACTGATGGCGAAGTCCTCGTCCCGGGTGCGGGCGCCGGCCGCGTTGAAGTCCTGGACGAGGTTGACCGCGGAGCCGCCCTCCGGGTTCCAGCCGACATACAGCCTTCTGTTCCCGGCGAGCTGGATCGGAGGGCCGTCCACGACCAGAGCGTCGGCCAGGGCCGGTGCCGCTCGCAGGATCGCGAGCAGCGAGTCGACGGCCGCGGGAACGCGGGAGGTCAGCATCACGCCACCCCCGGCGGAGCCTTGAACGACTCCAGCAGCTGCAGCACCCGGTTGGGCACCGCGTAGCCGAAGCCGGGGATCGGTTCGTTGACGTCGAAGTCCTCGCCGCCGCCAGGGTTCCCGCGGGCGGCGCCGTACCGGGTGCGCCACAGATGCTGCAGCAGCAGCCTGGCGGCGAGGTTGATGGTCGGCGGGATGTCGTCACGGCCCGCCACGTAGACCGCGACCCACGGCCCCCCGGCGAACCGAGCGCCGTCCAGCCGTCGCAGCACACCGGCGTCGCCGTCGAGGGCCACCTCGTCGGCAGCGATCGCCCGGCCGCCGGAGTGCACGGGGGTGAGGGACGTCAGGGAGACCGTCGGCACCTGCGTGAGGGCCAGCAGCGGGCCGTAGGCGTTGACGGTCTCCGTGACTGTGCGGCTCTCAACGGGCCCGGTGTGCCGTTCGATCACCGGGGTGAGGGCGTCGATGTACGTCTCCAGCTCAGCGTCGTAGGCCGCGGTATCGGTCAGCTGCAGCTGGGTCTTGGCCTCCGCGAGAGTGAGGAGCGCCACGGGAACCTCCCTGCCTCTCGGCTGACGCCGGTCAGTCCTTCGCCTTGGCGCCGCGCGGGGCTGCCGTGCGGCGCGGCTTGGATTCCACTGCCGTCTCCCGCGGCGCCGAGTCCGCCTGCTCCTCGCTTGCCGGAGCGGCAGGGCTGGAGGCGCCGAGCCGCTTCAGCTCCGCGTCCACCGCCTTGACCCGGTCGTCGAGCTTGCGCATGACGTAGCCCGCACGCTCCCGGCGCAGGGCCTCCGCGTAGGCGTCGCGCTGCATGTCCTCGTAGGTCTTCTCTTCCTTGTTGAGCATGAAGTCCCTCCTCGGGCTGAAGGGGCCGAAGCGTGAAGCCTCGGCCCCTTCATGGTGAAGACGCAGCTCAGAACGTGGGGGCGATCAGGCCGGTGCCGCTCACGACGGACAGGGACTTCGGGTAGCGCTCGCTGTGCAGGGCCGCGTAGTTGTAGAACCGCAGCAGCACGGAGAGCTGGTCGGCGTAGGTCTCGCGGAAGGCTTCGGCTCGCGGGGTCCCCTCGAAGAGGATGACGTCGCTGGACCGGGCGATGATGATCCGGTCCTCGTTGGTGCCAGCGCCGAGGTTGGTCGGGATGTTCGGGTCGACGTAGACCGGCAGGCCCTGCATGGTTCCGACGAAGCCCTCGCTGATGACGTCGCCCATGGAGGCGATGGCGTTCTGCGGCATCTGCGCGACAGGGACGACGAGCGGGCGGCCCGCCGTGTCGACGGAGACTGTGAGCCAGGCCCAGCGCCGCGGGTGCATGAAGATCTTGTCCGGCGGCATGAACCGGCCGGTGTGGATCTGCTGAATGCCGTCGCCGACCTTGGCGTAGGCCTCCCCCACAGTCGGGGTGGCGTCGGTGTACGTGATGGCGTTCAGGCCCGTCACGTTCAGCAGGCCCCGCTTGCTGGCCGCGTTGTTGGAGATGACGAACGTGTCGAGGCGGACGGCGTAGTCGGCGGCGAGGTCGCCGAGGAGGATCGCGTCCATGTTGATCGGCGACTGCTCGAGCAGCTGCTGCGAGACGACCTGCTGGCCGGCGATGGTCGCGACCGAGGCGGTCACGCTGTTCGACGTGGCATCGGTGTTGGAGACGGCGGTGTTCTGCGTGGCCTGCTCGGCGGTGGAGGTGCCGGTGGCCAGGCGCGGCAGGTTGATGCTGTCGGTGCCGCCGGGCAGCGGCTGGGAGGCGACCTGGTCGGCGACGACGCGGCCGGCGCGGGCGAGGCGGACGTAGTCCTCGACCATCCAAAGCGGCGGGACGAACTCGCCGACACCGCCGTCGGTGGTTGTCAGTGCGCGCTTCTCGACGACTTCGCGGTCGTTGTGGCGGAGGCGCTCGATCGCCTCGTGGTCGCCGCGCTGCTGGGCGCGGAACAGGTCGCGGAAGTAGGACTGCTGTCCGCCCTTGCGGTAGGTCTCGGGCTCGGACACGACGGTGACACGCTCGCGGCGCTCGCCGGCCTGCCGGTGCTCGGCGAGGACCTGGGCGGCGCGCTGTTCGCGCTTCTCGTCCTCCTCGAGGTCCGCGATGCGCGTGCGGAACTCCTCGATCTCGGTGTCCTTCGCCTTGAGCGCCTCGCGCTTCTCGTTGAAGGTCTGGGCTTCGGTGTCGGTCAGCTCGCGCTTCTCGGCGGTCGGGGCGGTGAGGACGTTGTCGAGCTCGGTCTTCAGCGCGGCCCGGGCTTCGAGCGCGGTGTCCAGCTGTGTGCGCAGGTAGGCAAGCACTTGGCTCGCTCCCTTCAGGGTTGAGGTGGTGGGTCGCGCCCGCTGGCCGTCCGGGTGGTGGCCCAGGTGGTGGCGCGCCAAAGCGCGCTCCGGCGTGGGCTCCGGCGCGTCAGGTGATGCAGGCGGAAGGTGGTGCGGTCGTGCGGGCTACAGGTCCAGTGCGGCGGCCTGTGCCTGGTAGAGGGACAGCGGATGCGTGGGAGCCACGGGGGCGGGCTCCAGGCGCCGCTGCAGGCGTTCGAACAGCGCCCGTGCGTCGGCCTCGTCGAGGCGGTCGAAGTCGGCCGCGCGCATCGAGGTGACTGTGGTTGCGGGGTTCGCACCGAAGTTGACGACGGACACGTCGCCGCGGTGCAGGTCGACTTCGAGGATGTCGCGCTGGTCGTAGTCCGGGGACCACTGCTGTCGGGTCACCCGGAACGCAAAGCTCATCTCATCCACGCTGCCTTCGTCGAGGGCGGCGAGCATGTCACCGACGTCGGACCGCTTGGCGTTGACGTCTGCTGCCATGTGCAGGCCGGTGGAGTCCTCCGACAGGCGCAGGCTGCCGGCCTTCGTGTAGGCCATGGCCAGGCCGCCGTGGTTCAGCAGCAGCTGCACCTGGGGATTTTCGGCCAGGGTCTTTCCGAAGGCGCCCGTGCGGACGACCTCGCTGTACGGACCCAGCCAGTCCCACATCTCGAACGGGGACTCGGTGACCGAGGCGTACCCCTCGATCGTGGACACGCCGGACGCGCCAGCCTTCGCGCGGACCTCCAGCTGCACCGGGTACGCGCGATGCTCAATCCCGGACACGTTGGCCCGGTCGCTCTTGGCGCTCATCGCGCCCCCTTTCATTCTTCGGTCCCGCCGCCAGCGGCGCCGGTGAGGTCGAGTGGCTCTGTGCCCCACGGCACGGGCGGCAGCTCTTCGAGGTCCCTGACCTCGTTGGCCACCTTGAACTTGTTCTGCAGGGCGAGCGCGTGGGCGCGGTAGCGGGTCAGCAGGTCGGTCCGGGACAGCGCAGCGCGGTTGACCTTCACGTACTGCGCATCGGGCAGGAGACTTGTCCACATGCCTTCGGTGCGCACGAGCCATGGGTCGAGCGTGTAGGTGAGCAAATCCAGGGAGCGCTGCTCGACGTTGGCGTAGGTCATCGACCCGCCGGTGTCGTAGCCGAGGATCTCCGGCATACCCGGCCCGTAGATCCGGGCGCACTCCGCAGAGGTGTACTTCTGCGTCTCCAGGAACTGGGACTCATCCGGGGCCACCTGGATCTGCTGGTACTTCCAGCCCTGCCCCAGCACCACCGGCTCACGCGAACCCCGCAGGGCCGCCATGAACCGGTCCTTCGCAGTCTTCGCCTGCTTCGCGTCGAGCGCGTTGTCGTTGGTCAGGAGCCCCGAGGGGTGGGCGCCGTCCTCGAACCACTGCACCCCGAACCGCAGCGCGGCGATGCCGAGCCCGATCGTCTGCGCATGGAAGGCGACCGGCGACAGGCCGAGCAGTCGGCCCGGCACGCTGTACGCCCGCTGATGCCACATGTCGTCGTCGTCGACGGTCTCGCCGCACACGCGCCACTGCGGCAGGCCGGACTGCTGGTCGCGCCAGCCCTGCACCTCGTCGGGGTGGTAGAGCACGATCTGCGTCGGGTGAGCCATCCGGTCCCGGTCGGCGATCTTGCCGTAGGTGTTGCCGCGCAGCAGGACCGACAGCATGTACTGGTACGTCCAGTCCACCCGCCCGTACCCGTCCCCGGCAGGGTCGACGAGAACCTTCGGTAGCGGCAGCTTCTTGCGGGCCGGCCCCTCGCCCTCGTAGACATCGACAGGCAGGGTCGCGGTCAGCGAGGCGATGAGGTTCACCGCCGCCCACACGGCGACCTTCTGCAATGACGCCTCGGTCCGGGACAGGTTGACGCTCGCGAACGTCGACGCGGTCGAGGAAGGGCGGGGGATCTCCGGCTCGGCGAACGGCCCGCGGCGCTCGCGGAAGAACAGGCTCACCGTGTCCCCTTCCAGTCCGCCAGGAGACAGAAGCCGCCAGCGATCGCGACCCCGGCCGGCTCGTACACCATCCATCCGGCCACGGATACGAGCGCGGCTCCGGCCACACCGGGCAGCCGGGCGACCGCCCAGCCTGCTGCCGCTGCGAGGGCGCCCATCGTCTTGCTGAGCTTCATCTCGGGCCTCCTCACCAGATGTTGTCGAGCGGGTCGGCGGTCTCCTCGACCTCTACGCCGAGGCCCCACTTAGCGAACGTCGCTGCCACCAGGGGGCTGATGTCCACGCCGACATTGCGCCGGGCCCACGCCCACGCCTCGCCCAGTGGCCGCTTCTGAGCGCCCGCAAGGGCCACCGCGAGGGGCGGCGGGTCGAGGTGACTCAAGGTCTGGTCGGCGACCGCGTCATAGAACTGGCCGCAGCCCTGGGCGATCTGCCGGGCCTTCGGCTTCACAACCTCGACACGGGCCTCCGGGTTGCCAGTGAGTTCCTGCTCGACCTCCGACAGTGCGGTCTCCAGCTCCGGGATGAGCGAGCCGGCCGGGCCTCCTTCATCGACGACCCAGCAGCGTGGCCTCCACTTCCGGTGGAGCTCCTTCGCACGCTGCACCACCCAGCCCATGCCGGGTCGGTGCTCGGGCACCTCAACGTGGGCCCCGCCCCGCCACGGGCCCGCCACGGCGATCGCCGCGTGCGTCCGCTCGGGGGTCGCGTCGATGGCGAAGGAGTACGGCCCCTTCGTGGTGGCCTTCGGGTCCGCGAGCGCCCGCCAGGCGTCCTCGCCAATGACCTGCCAGGTGTCTGTGCCGTCCGCCGGGTAGTCTCCGACGCCGAGCCGCTCACGCATGTAACCGGCTTTGCTCAGCGTGGCCCGCTCGCGGGCGACCTTCTCCAA contains:
- a CDS encoding HK97 family phage prohead protease; this encodes MSAKSDRANVSGIEHRAYPVQLEVRAKAGASGVSTIEGYASVTESPFEMWDWLGPYSEVVRTGAFGKTLAENPQVQLLLNHGGLAMAYTKAGSLRLSEDSTGLHMAADVNAKRSDVGDMLAALDEGSVDEMSFAFRVTRQQWSPDYDQRDILEVDLHRGDVSVVNFGANPATTVTSMRAADFDRLDEADARALFERLQRRLEPAPVAPTHPLSLYQAQAAALDL
- a CDS encoding phage portal protein produces the protein MSLFFRERRGPFAEPEIPRPSSTASTFASVNLSRTEASLQKVAVWAAVNLIASLTATLPVDVYEGEGPARKKLPLPKVLVDPAGDGYGRVDWTYQYMLSVLLRGNTYGKIADRDRMAHPTQIVLYHPDEVQGWRDQQSGLPQWRVCGETVDDDDMWHQRAYSVPGRLLGLSPVAFHAQTIGLGIAALRFGVQWFEDGAHPSGLLTNDNALDAKQAKTAKDRFMAALRGSREPVVLGQGWKYQQIQVAPDESQFLETQKYTSAECARIYGPGMPEILGYDTGGSMTYANVEQRSLDLLTYTLDPWLVRTEGMWTSLLPDAQYVKVNRAALSRTDLLTRYRAHALALQNKFKVANEVRDLEELPPVPWGTEPLDLTGAAGGGTEE
- a CDS encoding phage tail tube protein; amino-acid sequence: MAIGSGLGAQIGIAAESTYGTFVAPTKFPEFTKESLVLKKTTATSSGIAAGRLMALSSRRVVTQREVSGSIEMEVANKGMGVLLQALMGTSVTPVQQGATAAYLQTHTLADTWGKSLTIQKGVPLTTGTVTDKTFVGCKIVSAEFSCEVGGMLSASFEFDGKDCDETQTLAAASYSTMAPFHFGQMGVKAGTYSSETALDGIRKASIKFERPQAVDRFYANQSALKAQPISNDLVKITGSLETDYVATTLDDLHTSDGATSLVLEFIGPIIASTFAETFRIKLPAIKVDDAPPTVDGFEVVRTTFNFTALYDGTNAVAIEYMSADVTL
- a CDS encoding phage major capsid protein produces the protein MLAYLRTQLDTALEARAALKTELDNVLTAPTAEKRELTDTEAQTFNEKREALKAKDTEIEEFRTRIADLEEDEKREQRAAQVLAEHRQAGERRERVTVVSEPETYRKGGQQSYFRDLFRAQQRGDHEAIERLRHNDREVVEKRALTTTDGGVGEFVPPLWMVEDYVRLARAGRVVADQVASQPLPGGTDSINLPRLATGTSTAEQATQNTAVSNTDATSNSVTASVATIAGQQVVSQQLLEQSPINMDAILLGDLAADYAVRLDTFVISNNAASKRGLLNVTGLNAITYTDATPTVGEAYAKVGDGIQQIHTGRFMPPDKIFMHPRRWAWLTVSVDTAGRPLVVPVAQMPQNAIASMGDVISEGFVGTMQGLPVYVDPNIPTNLGAGTNEDRIIIARSSDVILFEGTPRAEAFRETYADQLSVLLRFYNYAALHSERYPKSLSVVSGTGLIAPTF